In one Streptomyces sp. NBC_00597 genomic region, the following are encoded:
- a CDS encoding type III pantothenate kinase encodes MLLTIDVGNTHTVLGLFDGDEIVEHWRISTDPRRTADEMAVLMQGLMGMHPMLGSELGDGIHGIAICSTVPSVLHELREVTRRYYGDVPAVLVEPGIKTGVPILMDNPKEVGADRIINAVAAVELYGGPAIVVDFGTATTFDAVSTKGEYVGGVISPGIEISMEALGVRGAQLRKIELARPRNVIGKSTVEAMQSGVVYGFAGQVDGIVNRMARELAGPTGQPSDVRVIATGGLAPIVLGESSVIDDHEPWLTLIGLRLVYERNAPNFD; translated from the coding sequence ATGCTGCTGACCATCGACGTCGGCAACACCCACACCGTGCTCGGCCTGTTCGACGGTGACGAGATCGTCGAGCACTGGCGGATCTCGACCGACCCGCGGCGCACGGCCGACGAGATGGCCGTGCTGATGCAGGGTCTGATGGGCATGCACCCGATGCTCGGCAGCGAGCTGGGCGACGGCATCCACGGCATCGCGATCTGCTCGACCGTGCCGTCGGTGCTGCACGAGCTGCGCGAGGTGACCCGCCGCTACTACGGCGACGTCCCCGCGGTGCTCGTGGAGCCCGGCATCAAGACGGGCGTGCCGATCCTGATGGACAACCCGAAGGAGGTCGGCGCGGACCGCATCATCAACGCGGTCGCCGCCGTCGAGCTCTACGGCGGCCCGGCGATCGTGGTCGACTTCGGTACGGCTACCACCTTCGACGCGGTGTCCACGAAGGGCGAGTACGTGGGCGGGGTGATCTCCCCGGGCATCGAGATCTCGATGGAGGCCCTCGGCGTACGGGGCGCCCAGCTCCGCAAGATCGAGCTGGCGCGGCCGCGCAACGTGATCGGCAAGTCCACGGTCGAGGCCATGCAGTCGGGCGTGGTCTACGGTTTCGCGGGCCAGGTCGACGGGATCGTGAACCGGATGGCCCGCGAGCTGGCGGGCCCGACCGGCCAGCCGTCCGACGTACGGGTCATCGCGACGGGCGGGCTCGCCCCGATCGTCCTCGGCGAGTCCTCCGTCATCGACGACCACGAGCCGTGGCTGACGCTGATCGGGCTGCGCCTGGTGTACGAGCGCAACGCGCCGAACTTCGACTGA
- the nadC gene encoding carboxylating nicotinate-nucleotide diphosphorylase, with protein MSTPETHDHEHEHAELPLLDESAGGCGDDCGCGDGEESGLDPALAQLLADAGLDPIEVEDIAHMAISEDLDGGVDVTTVATVPEDAVAHADFTAREAGTVAGLRVAEAVLSVVCEDEFEVERHVEDGDRVKPGQVLLTVRARTRDLLTGERSALNLLCLMSGIATATRTWADELQGTGAKVRDTRKTTPGLRSLEKYAVRCGGGVNHRMSLSDAALVKDNHVIAAGGVAEAFKAVREQFPDLPIEVEVDTLHQVREALDAGADLILLDNFTPIETEEAVALVAGRAVLESSGRLTLANARAYAETGVDYLAVGGLTHSSPIMDIGLDLREER; from the coding sequence GTGAGCACCCCCGAAACGCACGACCACGAGCACGAGCACGCGGAGCTGCCGCTCCTCGACGAGTCCGCGGGCGGCTGCGGCGACGACTGCGGCTGCGGCGACGGCGAGGAGTCCGGCCTGGACCCGGCGCTGGCCCAGCTGCTGGCCGACGCGGGCCTGGACCCGATCGAGGTCGAGGACATCGCCCACATGGCGATCTCCGAGGACCTTGACGGCGGGGTGGACGTGACCACGGTGGCGACCGTCCCCGAGGACGCCGTCGCGCACGCCGACTTCACCGCCCGCGAGGCGGGCACGGTCGCCGGCCTGCGCGTCGCCGAGGCCGTCCTGTCCGTCGTCTGCGAGGACGAGTTCGAGGTCGAGCGGCACGTCGAGGACGGCGACCGGGTGAAGCCCGGCCAGGTGCTGCTGACGGTCAGGGCCCGCACCCGGGACCTGCTGACCGGTGAGCGCAGCGCGCTGAACCTGCTCTGCCTGATGTCGGGCATCGCGACGGCGACCCGTACGTGGGCCGACGAGCTGCAGGGCACCGGGGCGAAGGTCCGTGACACCCGCAAGACCACGCCGGGCCTGCGCTCCCTGGAGAAGTACGCGGTGCGCTGCGGCGGCGGCGTCAACCACCGGATGTCGCTGTCGGACGCGGCACTGGTCAAGGACAACCACGTGATCGCGGCGGGCGGTGTCGCGGAGGCGTTCAAGGCCGTCCGCGAGCAGTTCCCCGACCTGCCGATCGAGGTCGAGGTGGACACCCTGCACCAGGTCCGCGAGGCCCTGGACGCGGGCGCCGACCTGATCCTGCTGGACAACTTCACGCCGATCGAGACCGAGGAGGCCGTCGCGCTGGTCGCCGGCCGCGCGGTGCTGGAGTCCTCCGGCCGGCTCACGCTGGCCAACGCCCGCGCGTACGCGGAGACGGGCGTGGACTACCTGGCGGTCGGCGGGCTCACGCACTCGTCCCCGATCATGGACATCGGGCTGGACCTGCGCGAGGAGCGGTAA
- a CDS encoding L-aspartate oxidase: protein MSTPGTATAGTGIRLHAPAPGWAVDADVVVVGSGVAGLTAALRCAAAGRRTVVVTKARLDDGSTRWAQGGIAAALGDGDTPGQHLDDTLVAGAGLCDGAAVRLLVTEGPDAVRRLIATGAVFDTSAETGEIELTREGGHHRRRIAHAGGDATGAEISRALVEAVQAAGIETVENALVLDLLQDAEGRTAGVTLHVMGEGQHDGVGAVHAPAVILATGGMGQVFSATTNPSVSTGDGVALALRAGAEVSDLEFVQFHPTVLFLGPDAEGQQPLVSEAVRGEGAHLVDGDGVRFMLGQHELAELAPRDIVAKGITRRMQEQGAQHMYLDARHFGAQMWEQRFPTILAACRSHGIDPVTEPIPVAPAAHYASGGVRTDLHGRTTVPGLYACGEVACTGVHGANRLASNSLLEGLVFAERIADDIIGRAPAGNGPGIPVPATGPLQPAGARYEIQRIMTAGAGVLRSAESLRTAAAALEDLYATALTALETDGKTAVPGTETWEATNLLCVARVLVAAALRREETRGCHWREDHPDRDDAAWRRHLVVRLSATEKRALVVIPTDSAGFPSVQHPLSQEQSS from the coding sequence GTGAGCACCCCAGGCACAGCCACCGCCGGTACCGGCATACGGCTGCACGCCCCCGCCCCCGGCTGGGCCGTCGACGCGGACGTCGTCGTCGTCGGCTCCGGCGTCGCCGGCCTGACGGCCGCACTGCGCTGCGCCGCCGCGGGCCGCCGTACGGTCGTGGTCACCAAGGCCCGCCTCGACGACGGCTCCACGCGCTGGGCGCAGGGCGGGATCGCCGCGGCCCTCGGCGACGGCGACACTCCCGGGCAGCACCTGGACGACACGCTCGTCGCGGGCGCCGGACTGTGCGACGGGGCCGCGGTGCGGCTCCTCGTCACCGAGGGACCGGACGCCGTGCGCCGGCTCATCGCCACCGGGGCGGTCTTCGACACCTCCGCCGAGACCGGCGAGATAGAGCTGACCCGTGAGGGCGGCCACCACCGCCGCCGGATCGCGCACGCGGGCGGCGATGCCACCGGCGCCGAGATCTCCCGGGCGCTGGTCGAAGCCGTGCAGGCGGCCGGCATCGAGACGGTCGAGAACGCGCTCGTACTGGACCTGCTCCAGGACGCCGAGGGCCGTACGGCCGGTGTCACCCTGCACGTCATGGGCGAGGGCCAGCACGACGGCGTCGGCGCCGTCCACGCGCCCGCCGTGATCCTCGCGACCGGCGGCATGGGCCAGGTCTTCTCGGCCACCACCAACCCGTCGGTGTCCACCGGCGACGGGGTCGCGCTGGCCCTGCGGGCCGGGGCCGAGGTCTCCGACCTGGAGTTCGTCCAGTTCCACCCCACCGTGCTGTTCCTCGGCCCGGACGCCGAGGGCCAGCAGCCGCTGGTGTCGGAGGCGGTCCGCGGCGAGGGCGCCCACCTGGTCGACGGCGACGGCGTCCGCTTCATGCTCGGACAGCACGAGCTGGCCGAGCTGGCCCCGCGCGACATCGTGGCCAAGGGCATCACGCGCCGCATGCAGGAGCAGGGCGCGCAGCACATGTACCTGGACGCCCGCCACTTCGGCGCGCAGATGTGGGAGCAGCGCTTCCCGACCATCCTGGCCGCCTGCCGCTCCCACGGCATCGACCCGGTGACCGAGCCGATCCCGGTCGCGCCCGCCGCGCACTACGCCTCCGGCGGCGTACGGACCGACCTGCACGGCCGGACGACCGTCCCCGGGCTGTACGCGTGCGGCGAGGTGGCCTGCACCGGCGTGCACGGCGCGAACCGGCTCGCGTCCAACTCCCTGTTGGAGGGCCTGGTCTTCGCCGAGCGGATCGCCGACGACATCATCGGCCGGGCGCCCGCGGGCAACGGCCCGGGCATCCCGGTCCCCGCGACCGGGCCGCTCCAGCCCGCCGGGGCGCGGTACGAGATCCAGCGCATCATGACGGCAGGCGCGGGCGTGCTCCGCTCGGCCGAGTCCCTGCGCACGGCGGCCGCCGCCCTGGAGGACCTGTACGCGACCGCCCTCACGGCGCTGGAGACGGACGGCAAGACCGCCGTGCCCGGCACCGAGACCTGGGAGGCCACGAACCTGCTGTGCGTGGCCCGCGTGCTGGTCGCCGCCGCCCTGCGCCGCGAGGAGACCCGCGGCTGCCACTGGCGCGAGGACCACCCCGACCGCGACGACGCCGCCTGGCGCCGCCACCTCGTCGTCCGGCTGTCCGCCACCGAAAAGCGGGCCCTGGTCGTCATCCCCACCGACTCCGCGGGCTTTCCGTCCGTACAGCACCCCCTGAGCCAGGAGCAGTCATCGTGA
- the panC gene encoding pantoate--beta-alanine ligase, with the protein MNHDLLLIDTAEELHKLPRTAEGPRAVVMTMGALHEGHATLIRTAREQAGPAGQVVVTVFVNPLQFGANEDLDRYPRTLDADLEIARAAGADAVFAPAVDEVYPGGAPQVRVSAGPMGERLEGATRPGHFDGMLTVVAKLLHLTRPDLALFGQKDAQQLALIRRMVTDLNFPAKVVGVPTVREEDGLALSSRNRYLSDRERRTALALSRALFAGQDRLAAQAALRARAEASPASDERATALARLGEIRSAADAHAVSAAGTGLPDAVRAAARHVLEEAARQDPPLLLDYLALVDPQDFTDVGPDFTGQAVLAVAAKVGTTRLIDNIPLEFGAHT; encoded by the coding sequence GTGAACCACGACCTGCTGCTGATCGACACCGCGGAGGAACTGCACAAGCTCCCGCGCACCGCCGAGGGCCCGCGCGCCGTCGTGATGACCATGGGCGCCCTCCACGAGGGCCACGCCACCTTGATCCGCACGGCCCGCGAGCAGGCCGGGCCCGCGGGCCAGGTCGTGGTCACCGTCTTCGTGAACCCGCTGCAGTTCGGGGCCAACGAGGACCTCGACCGCTACCCCCGCACCCTCGACGCCGACCTGGAGATCGCCCGGGCGGCCGGCGCCGATGCGGTGTTCGCCCCGGCGGTCGACGAGGTCTACCCCGGCGGCGCCCCCCAGGTGCGGGTCAGCGCCGGCCCGATGGGCGAGCGCCTCGAAGGGGCCACCCGGCCCGGCCACTTCGACGGCATGCTGACCGTCGTCGCCAAGCTGCTCCACCTCACCCGTCCCGACCTGGCCCTCTTCGGCCAGAAGGACGCGCAGCAGCTGGCCCTGATCCGACGGATGGTCACCGACCTGAACTTCCCCGCGAAGGTGGTCGGCGTACCGACCGTACGCGAGGAGGACGGGCTCGCGCTGTCCTCCCGCAACCGGTACCTCTCCGACCGAGAGCGGCGCACCGCCCTGGCCCTGTCCCGCGCCCTGTTCGCCGGGCAGGACCGGCTCGCCGCGCAGGCCGCGCTGCGGGCCCGCGCCGAGGCGTCCCCGGCCAGCGACGAGCGGGCCACCGCCCTGGCCCGGCTCGGCGAGATCCGGTCGGCCGCCGACGCACACGCCGTGTCCGCCGCGGGCACCGGCCTCCCGGACGCCGTACGGGCCGCCGCCCGGCACGTCCTGGAGGAGGCGGCCCGGCAGGATCCGCCGCTGCTGCTGGACTACCTGGCCCTGGTGGATCCGCAGGACTTCACCGATGTCGGCCCCGACTTCACCGGGCAGGCCGTGCTGGCCGTCGCCGCGAAGGTGGGGACGACCCGGCTGATCGACAACATCCCATTGGAGTTCGGAGCACACACGTGA
- a CDS encoding DUF2520 domain-containing protein, whose product MNSSQQPRPARLTVGVVGAGRVGPALARALQQAGHRPVAVSGVSDASRRRAARMLPDVPLVPPAQVLELADLVLLTVPDDALPSLVEGLAETGAVRPGQLLVHTSGRYGTAVLAPARRAGALPLALHPAMTFTGTEVDVQRLAGCSFGVTAPEELRLAAEALVIEMGGEPEWIAEENRPLYHAALALGANHLVTLVAQAMELLHKAGVEHPDRMLGPLLGAALDNALRSGDAALTGPVARGDAGTVAAHVSELRKHAPSTVAGYLAMARTTADRALAHGLLKPELAEDLLGVLADGADHVNGTEGDDRR is encoded by the coding sequence GTGAATTCATCCCAGCAACCGCGCCCGGCCCGGCTCACCGTCGGCGTCGTCGGCGCCGGTCGGGTCGGCCCCGCGCTGGCCCGCGCACTCCAGCAGGCCGGACACCGGCCGGTCGCCGTCTCCGGCGTCTCCGACGCCTCCCGCCGGCGCGCCGCGCGGATGCTGCCCGACGTGCCGCTCGTACCGCCCGCGCAGGTGCTGGAGCTGGCCGACCTGGTCCTGCTGACCGTGCCCGACGACGCGCTGCCGTCGCTCGTCGAGGGGCTCGCCGAAACCGGCGCGGTCCGGCCGGGCCAGCTCCTCGTCCACACCTCCGGGCGGTACGGGACCGCCGTGCTGGCCCCGGCCCGGCGCGCGGGCGCGCTCCCGCTGGCCCTGCACCCGGCGATGACCTTCACCGGCACCGAGGTCGACGTACAGCGGCTCGCCGGCTGCTCGTTCGGCGTCACGGCTCCCGAGGAGCTGCGGCTCGCGGCCGAGGCCCTGGTGATCGAGATGGGCGGGGAGCCCGAGTGGATCGCGGAGGAGAACCGTCCGCTCTACCACGCGGCCCTCGCACTCGGGGCGAACCACCTGGTCACCCTGGTCGCCCAGGCCATGGAGCTGCTGCACAAGGCCGGGGTCGAGCACCCCGACCGGATGCTCGGCCCGCTGCTCGGCGCGGCCCTCGACAACGCCCTGCGCTCGGGTGACGCCGCGCTGACCGGCCCGGTGGCCCGCGGTGACGCCGGCACCGTCGCCGCCCACGTCTCGGAGCTGCGCAAGCACGCCCCCAGCACGGTCGCCGGGTACCTGGCGATGGCCCGCACCACCGCCGACCGGGCCCTCGCGCACGGCCTCCTGAAGCCCGAACTCGCCGAGGACCTGCTCGGGGTGCTCGCCGACGGCGCGGACCACGTCAACGGCACCGAAGGGGACGACCGCCGGTGA
- a CDS encoding beta-eliminating lyase-related protein, with product MTADDDLTKRLVAAGRSAERRLSGSPREATVGELLSGLAAPDPDEPADVYGDGVVTRLERRVAELLGTEDAAFFPSGTMAQQIALRCWAGRTGNQVVALHPMSHPEVWEGGALSLVSGLRTVHPTTDPRQPTAEDVADLPEPFGTLMLELPLREAGFLLPSWEELEAVVDAARDRDAVVHFDGARLWESTVHFGRPLPEIAGLADSVYVSFYKSLGGLSGAALAGSSSLVSEARVWRHRYGGQIFHQFPQALSALAGLDRELPRLPSYVERARVVAAALAEALADGPAPWFRINPEVPHTHQFQVWLPYGADRLTEAGVRLAEETGTVLFRRWSPTVVPGVSMTEVTVTQPGLTWTAEDVREATRAFTARL from the coding sequence ATGACTGCTGACGACGATCTGACGAAGAGGCTGGTGGCGGCGGGGCGCAGCGCCGAGCGGAGGCTCAGCGGCAGCCCGCGCGAGGCGACGGTCGGCGAGCTGCTGTCGGGTCTGGCGGCGCCGGATCCCGACGAGCCGGCCGACGTGTACGGGGACGGCGTGGTGACCCGGCTGGAGCGGCGGGTGGCGGAGCTCCTGGGCACGGAGGACGCGGCGTTCTTCCCGTCCGGGACGATGGCCCAGCAGATCGCGCTGCGCTGCTGGGCCGGCCGGACCGGGAACCAGGTGGTCGCGCTGCACCCGATGAGCCACCCGGAGGTGTGGGAGGGCGGTGCGCTGTCGCTGGTCTCGGGCCTGCGGACGGTGCACCCGACGACGGACCCGCGCCAGCCGACGGCCGAGGACGTCGCGGACCTGCCGGAGCCGTTCGGGACGCTGATGCTGGAGCTGCCGCTGCGGGAGGCCGGATTCCTCCTCCCCTCCTGGGAGGAGCTGGAGGCCGTGGTCGACGCGGCCCGAGACCGGGACGCGGTCGTCCACTTCGACGGGGCCCGGCTGTGGGAGTCGACGGTGCACTTCGGGCGGCCGTTGCCGGAGATCGCGGGGCTCGCGGACTCGGTGTACGTCTCGTTCTACAAGTCGCTCGGCGGCCTCAGCGGCGCGGCCCTGGCGGGCTCCTCGTCCCTGGTCTCGGAGGCGAGGGTCTGGCGCCACCGGTACGGCGGCCAGATCTTCCACCAGTTCCCGCAGGCCCTGTCGGCGCTGGCGGGCCTGGACCGGGAGCTGCCGCGCCTGCCGTCGTACGTGGAGCGGGCCCGCGTCGTGGCGGCGGCGCTGGCCGAGGCCCTGGCCGACGGTCCGGCCCCCTGGTTCCGGATCAACCCGGAGGTCCCGCACACGCACCAGTTCCAGGTGTGGCTGCCGTACGGGGCCGACCGGCTGACGGAGGCGGGCGTCCGCCTGGCGGAGGAGACAGGCACGGTCCTCTTCCGCAGGTGGTCCCCGACGGTGGTCCCGGGCGTGTCGATGACGGAAGTCACGGTCACGCAGCCGGGCCTCACCTGGACCGCGGAAGACGTCCGCGAGGCCACCCGGGCCTTCACGGCCCGCCTCTGA
- a CDS encoding DUF397 domain-containing protein, producing MTAHPAWQKSTYCGEGDACVYVSAAPGHLVRVADRADPAHLVLATTQAAWADFLDAVKAQG from the coding sequence ATGACCGCTCACCCCGCCTGGCAGAAGTCCACGTACTGCGGCGAAGGAGACGCCTGCGTCTACGTCTCCGCGGCCCCCGGACACCTCGTCCGTGTCGCTGACCGGGCCGACCCCGCGCACCTGGTTCTGGCCACCACCCAGGCCGCCTGGGCCGACTTCCTTGACGCAGTCAAGGCGCAGGGGTAG
- a CDS encoding BlaI/MecI/CopY family transcriptional regulator → MPRPLGELEDAVMTRVWQWNRPVTVREVLEDLQQERSIAYTTVMTVMDNLHQKGWVRREAEGRAYRYTAVSTRAAYSAALMNEAWSTSDNPAAALVAFFGMMSAEQREALRDAIRIVGYDAESGAESAAAPPAAAAPDALPEAASEAPSEQPPAEGDSAGRGTEPGR, encoded by the coding sequence GTGCCTCGCCCCTTGGGAGAACTCGAAGACGCGGTCATGACGCGGGTGTGGCAGTGGAACCGCCCGGTCACTGTTCGTGAAGTACTGGAAGACCTCCAGCAGGAACGGTCCATCGCGTACACCACGGTCATGACGGTTATGGACAATCTTCATCAGAAGGGCTGGGTCCGCCGGGAAGCCGAAGGCCGCGCCTATCGATATACGGCGGTCTCCACCCGAGCCGCCTACTCGGCCGCACTGATGAACGAAGCGTGGTCGACGAGCGACAACCCCGCGGCCGCCCTCGTGGCCTTCTTCGGCATGATGTCCGCGGAACAGCGCGAAGCCCTCCGGGACGCCATCCGCATCGTCGGGTACGACGCCGAGTCGGGCGCCGAGTCCGCCGCGGCGCCCCCTGCCGCAGCGGCCCCCGATGCACTTCCCGAAGCGGCCTCCGAAGCGCCTTCCGAACAGCCGCCCGCCGAAGGGGACTCCGCCGGGCGCGGCACCGAGCCGGGGCGATAG
- a CDS encoding amino-acid N-acetyltransferase — protein sequence MGEFSAAHAKTLTIRRARTGDVPALRRLLDQYVQQRILLDKAPVVLYEDIQEFWVAERGSDGQVVGCGALHVMWEDLAEVRTLAVDRELKGAGVGHQLLGQLLDTARAVGVSKVFCLTFEVDFFAKHGFVEIGETPVETDVYMELLRSYDEGVAEFLGLERVKPNTLGNSRMLLHL from the coding sequence ATGGGTGAGTTTTCCGCTGCACACGCAAAAACACTGACGATCCGCCGTGCCCGCACCGGCGATGTTCCCGCACTGCGCCGCCTGCTCGACCAGTACGTGCAGCAGCGGATCCTCCTCGACAAAGCCCCGGTCGTCCTTTACGAGGACATCCAGGAGTTCTGGGTCGCGGAACGCGGTTCCGACGGCCAGGTGGTGGGCTGCGGCGCTCTCCACGTCATGTGGGAAGACCTGGCCGAAGTGCGTACTCTCGCGGTCGACCGCGAGTTGAAGGGCGCTGGAGTCGGCCATCAGCTGCTCGGGCAGTTGTTGGACACCGCCCGGGCAGTGGGCGTCTCGAAGGTTTTCTGCCTCACCTTCGAAGTGGACTTCTTCGCGAAGCACGGCTTCGTCGAGATCGGCGAGACCCCGGTCGAGACGGATGTCTACATGGAGCTCCTGCGTTCCTATGACGAGGGCGTCGCCGAGTTCCTCGGTCTCGAACGGGTGAAGCCGAACACCTTGGGCAACAGCCGGATGCTTCTGCACCTCTGA
- a CDS encoding Lsr2 family protein has translation MAQKVQVLLVDDLDGGEADETVTFALDGKTYEIDLTTANAEKLRSALADYVKGARRTGGRASGGRAKTRTAATSGNPDTAEIRAWAKAQGMSVNDRGRVPQEIREAYENAKG, from the coding sequence GTGGCACAGAAGGTTCAGGTCCTTCTTGTCGACGACCTCGACGGTGGCGAGGCGGACGAGACCGTGACGTTCGCTCTGGATGGCAAGACCTACGAGATCGACCTCACCACCGCCAACGCGGAGAAGCTGCGTTCCGCGCTCGCCGACTACGTCAAGGGCGCTCGCCGCACCGGCGGCCGCGCCTCCGGTGGTCGCGCCAAGACGCGGACGGCCGCGACGTCCGGCAACCCGGACACCGCGGAGATCCGCGCGTGGGCCAAGGCCCAGGGGATGAGCGTCAACGACCGCGGGCGCGTCCCGCAGGAGATCCGCGAGGCCTACGAGAACGCCAAGGGCTGA
- a CDS encoding SCO3374 family protein has protein sequence MAVTAPLPRVAPEDSPADSFRDAYASWYEGVLGWPVAAGPPARLLTGTRFDVLELPADAGAELLRRPLATGPVALTGRRMRFLVAPGSADELEGLLDWLEWGGVALDLVGLGAGGRIAAPVPPGHPGGTPRGAAVWLRPPEQGCEALLPSLPGPGQGAGPGHGGAGPDLVRLVAAAATECHRARLWRRTPLEREAAGQPLAFS, from the coding sequence ATGGCCGTCACCGCTCCGCTCCCCCGCGTCGCGCCCGAGGATTCTCCCGCGGATTCGTTCCGGGACGCGTACGCGTCCTGGTACGAGGGGGTGCTCGGCTGGCCCGTCGCGGCCGGGCCGCCCGCCCGGCTGCTCACCGGGACGCGGTTCGACGTACTGGAGCTACCGGCCGATGCCGGGGCGGAGCTGCTGCGCAGGCCGCTCGCCACGGGGCCGGTGGCGCTCACCGGACGCCGGATGCGGTTCCTGGTGGCTCCGGGGAGCGCGGACGAGCTGGAGGGGCTGCTCGACTGGCTGGAGTGGGGCGGAGTCGCCCTGGACCTCGTCGGGCTGGGCGCCGGCGGCCGGATCGCGGCACCGGTTCCACCGGGACACCCCGGGGGAACTCCCCGGGGGGCCGCCGTGTGGCTGCGACCCCCCGAGCAGGGGTGTGAGGCACTGCTGCCGTCCCTGCCCGGTCCCGGGCAGGGTGCCGGTCCCGGGCACGGTGGTGCCGGGCCCGATCTCGTACGCCTGGTCGCCGCGGCGGCGACGGAATGCCACCGGGCGCGCCTGTGGCGGCGTACGCCCCTGGAACGAGAGGCCGCGGGTCAGCCCTTGGCGTTCTCGTAG